Below is a window of Halogeometricum rufum DNA.
ACACCTGAATCGTCGTCCCGAGGATGACGAAGCCGACGACCATCGCGACGAGGCGGTGGAACCACTCGATGAAACTGCTCCAGTTCGCCGGGAACAGTCCGAGGAAGCCGTCGCAGAAGGGCCACCGGCCGGCGCACGTCAGTCCCGCACCGGCCGCGGCGGTGTACACCCCGAGCACCATCAGGAACCCCGTCAACGGGACCGACAGCGCCACGAGGCGCCGGAGGCGAGCGTTCATACTCTCCGCTCGGGGGCGAATCCACTTGAACCCCTCTCTCCGCCGACGCGCGAACTACTCGCTCGCGCGCGGCGTGCGACGCCGGCGCTCTCGGTCGCGCCCGTTCGGCCGTGCGGGAACCGGTGTCGGGCCGCGAGCGCATCGGAACGTTTCAAGTTCTCGGGCGGGAACGCTCTCACATGACCGACGAGGACGACACCGTCGCGAGGCACCTCGACGACCGGCGCGAACGCCTGGACGACTACCTCGACCGCGAGGACCTCGACGCCGTCTGGTTCGCGCGGCCGAACTCCTTCTCGTGGCTCACCGGCGGGAGCAACGTCGTCTCCCGCGACGCCGACGTGGGCGTCGCCGCCGCCGGCTACGACCGCGACGACGGGTGGGTCGTCGTCACCGACAACATCGAAGCCCAGCGACTCGCCGACGAGGAACTGCCCGACGAGTTCGCCGTCGAGGAGACGCCGTGGTACGAGTCCTCCCTCGCGGAGGCCGTCGCCGACCGGACGACCGGTCGCGCCGCGGCGGACTTCGACGTGCCCGGACTGGAGACGGTGGCGGCGAGCGAACTCCGCCAACCGCTCTCCGCGACGGACGTCGACCGGTACCGTGACCTCGGCCACGACACCGCTGACGCCGTCGAACGGGTCGCCCGCGAACTCGAACCCGGCGACACCGAACACGAAGTCGCCGCCGCCCTGAAGATAGCGCTGGCGACCCGCGGCATCGACGCCCCCGTCGTCCTCGTCGGCGGGAGCGAACGCGCCCAGCAGTACCGCCACTACACGCCGACGTACGCGGAGTTGGGCGACTACGCCCTCCTCTCGGTGACGGCCGAACGCGGCGGCCTGTACGCGAGTACGACCCGGACCGTCGCGTTCGACCCGCCGGGGTGGCTGGCCGAACGGCACGCGAAGGCCCAGCAGGTGGAGACGAGTGCGCTGGCGGCGACGCAGGCCGTCGCCCGACTCGGCGGCACCGCGGGCGGCGTCTTCGACAACATCGCGGCCGCCTACGAACACGTCGACTTCCCCGAGGAGTGGCGCGAACACCACCAGGGCGGGGCCGCGGGCTACGCCGGCCGCGAGTGGTTCGCCGCGCCCGACGCCGAGGAGGCGGTCCGGACCCCGATGGCGTACGCGTACAACCCGACGATTCGGGGGGCGAAGTCCGAGGACACCGTCCTCGTGAGCGACGACGACGCCGAGGTGCTGACGACGACGGGCGAGTGGCCCACGCGCGCCGTCAAGGGGTGGGACCACGAGTTCGCCCTCGAACGGCCGGAAGTGCTGCACATCGACCCGGAGTAGTCCCGGCGCCGGGGCGCGTCGGCGCGAGGCGACACTACTACTCGGAACCGAGTTGCATTTCGTCGTCTGTCGAAGCAGAGTTCGACAGTACGGTAGCTTTTTGAGGGCTCCGACGGTCCCTCCGGCATGGGATTAGACGACGACGCCCGGGAGTATCACCGCGAAGAACCGCCGGGCAAGATAGAGATTTCGACCACGAAACCAACGAACACGCAGCGTGATCTCTCGCTGGCGTACTCGCCCGGCGTCGCCGCCCCGTGTCTCGACATCGACGAGGACCCGAACCGCGCCTACGAGTACACGGCGAAGGGGAACCTCGTCGGCGTCGTCTCCAACGGCTCTGCGGTCCTCGGCCTGGGCGACATCGGCGCGCAGGCGTCGAAGCCCGTCATGGAGGGGAAGGGCGTCCTCTTCAAGCGATTCGCCGACATCGACGTGTTCGACATCGAACTCGACCTCGAGGACCCCGAGTCCATCGTCGCGGCCGTCAGCGCGATGGAACCGACGTTCGGCGGCATCAATCTG
It encodes the following:
- a CDS encoding M24 family metallopeptidase, giving the protein MTDEDDTVARHLDDRRERLDDYLDREDLDAVWFARPNSFSWLTGGSNVVSRDADVGVAAAGYDRDDGWVVVTDNIEAQRLADEELPDEFAVEETPWYESSLAEAVADRTTGRAAADFDVPGLETVAASELRQPLSATDVDRYRDLGHDTADAVERVARELEPGDTEHEVAAALKIALATRGIDAPVVLVGGSERAQQYRHYTPTYAELGDYALLSVTAERGGLYASTTRTVAFDPPGWLAERHAKAQQVETSALAATQAVARLGGTAGGVFDNIAAAYEHVDFPEEWREHHQGGAAGYAGREWFAAPDAEEAVRTPMAYAYNPTIRGAKSEDTVLVSDDDAEVLTTTGEWPTRAVKGWDHEFALERPEVLHIDPE